The following are encoded in a window of Rubellicoccus peritrichatus genomic DNA:
- a CDS encoding helix-turn-helix domain-containing protein, which produces MKPATQPPSPDQSRKRDTRHYRWNAFFPEQDTFHILRSKFTRSKSSPYHDQDYYDIFFVEEGKGVHEVNGHRHRIERGDFSVVTPEDSHRIGAMSSEEITILNVGIPKAVARHAFERYGSTFDWFKPGKDFRPIHRFEDEEVDRLSAMADDLAQQPRIAAPIDYFLLSISKMMPAFSDDIAHAPKWLIEAMETFRREHLLIEGVDAIVRLSGKTPAHVSRSMRHYFNKTPTDYVNEIRLRHVSFQLLMGTRKIEEIAAESGFNNLPHFFKLFRDRYGEPPLRYRKNHSDRTLGVEA; this is translated from the coding sequence ATGAAACCCGCTACACAACCACCCTCTCCAGACCAATCAAGAAAACGTGATACCAGGCATTATCGCTGGAATGCCTTCTTCCCGGAACAAGACACCTTTCACATCCTCAGGTCTAAGTTCACGCGAAGTAAATCTAGCCCATATCATGATCAGGACTACTATGACATTTTCTTCGTTGAAGAAGGGAAAGGTGTCCACGAAGTCAACGGGCATCGGCATCGTATAGAACGTGGGGACTTTTCCGTAGTCACTCCTGAGGACAGTCACCGCATTGGAGCAATGTCCTCAGAAGAAATAACAATATTGAATGTCGGTATCCCCAAAGCTGTCGCTCGACACGCATTCGAACGCTATGGCAGCACCTTTGACTGGTTTAAGCCTGGAAAAGATTTCCGCCCTATCCATCGTTTCGAAGACGAAGAAGTAGATCGCCTTTCCGCAATGGCTGACGATTTGGCTCAACAACCGAGAATCGCAGCACCGATTGACTACTTTCTTCTATCCATCAGTAAGATGATGCCTGCATTCTCTGATGACATTGCCCACGCCCCAAAGTGGCTGATAGAAGCGATGGAAACATTCAGGAGAGAGCATTTACTCATTGAAGGTGTTGACGCAATTGTGCGATTGAGTGGCAAGACACCCGCCCACGTATCACGAAGCATGAGGCACTATTTCAACAAGACACCCACAGACTATGTAAACGAAATACGCCTGCGTCATGTGTCTTTTCAGCTCTTAATGGGGACCAGGAAAATCGAAGAAATCGCAGCGGAGAGCGGCTTTAACAATCTACCGCATTTTTTCAAACTCTTCAGAGATCGCTATGGAGAACCTCCACTTCGTTATCGCAAAAACCATAGTGATAGAACACTTGGAGTAGAGGCTTAA
- a CDS encoding sulfatase-like hydrolase/transferase, with protein MSRKPRAIVIIQSDQHRADCLGIAGYPGLQTPNLDRLAQNGILFRNAFSPAPVCVPARSCLESSQWPCQHEVIHNWDGPSPKYLSPDISTWAKAFTSSSWTCDYIGRWHVHPNKTPVDYGYSSYLSDHNYYQWRIDQGLVKAPEVSAEIGVSAFLGSTDSEIAPEASQLSWLTDQVISKIEERMGSNDAFLIRLDTFAPHLPNRVPEPYASMYPPESLEPWGSFVETFQDKPYIQKQQLKTWNIDQYSWKDWAPTVSRYLGEITLLDHQIGRIMDTLKAHSILDDTLIVYTSDHGDMCGGHRMLDKHFIMYDDVTRVPLIAHWPNGIKSNNDCNAFISSAVDLGPTLCEIAEVKIPESFRGTSYANVFRDETFQGREDIYSTYDGNQFGLYTQRMIRNKRWKYVWNATDIDELYDLEEDPHELSNLVNNTHYADTLSQLRKRLVHWLEETKDPMANAWIVPTLLEDRIQ; from the coding sequence ATGTCCAGAAAGCCTCGAGCGATTGTTATTATTCAATCCGATCAACATCGTGCCGATTGCCTCGGCATCGCAGGCTATCCTGGACTACAAACTCCCAATCTGGATCGCCTGGCTCAGAATGGCATTCTTTTCAGAAATGCGTTTAGTCCAGCACCAGTATGCGTGCCGGCCAGATCATGCCTGGAGTCAAGCCAATGGCCATGCCAACATGAAGTCATCCACAATTGGGACGGGCCATCACCCAAGTACCTTTCGCCCGATATATCGACTTGGGCAAAAGCATTCACGAGCAGCAGTTGGACTTGTGACTACATTGGCCGCTGGCATGTCCATCCCAATAAAACACCTGTCGATTACGGCTATAGCAGTTATCTGTCTGATCATAATTACTATCAATGGCGCATTGACCAGGGACTGGTGAAAGCTCCGGAAGTGTCTGCAGAGATTGGAGTCTCTGCTTTCCTGGGCTCAACTGATTCCGAAATTGCACCGGAAGCATCTCAATTGAGTTGGTTGACGGATCAGGTAATCAGCAAGATAGAAGAGCGTATGGGCAGTAACGATGCTTTCCTCATAAGGCTCGACACATTCGCACCGCACTTGCCCAATCGTGTCCCTGAACCTTACGCCTCCATGTACCCTCCTGAATCCCTGGAACCCTGGGGAAGCTTTGTGGAGACTTTTCAGGACAAACCCTACATTCAGAAGCAACAACTTAAGACCTGGAACATCGATCAGTACTCATGGAAAGACTGGGCACCAACAGTCAGCAGATACCTTGGTGAAATCACGCTACTCGACCACCAGATTGGTCGTATCATGGACACACTCAAGGCGCATAGTATCCTTGATGATACCTTAATAGTTTACACCTCTGACCATGGTGATATGTGCGGTGGCCATCGTATGCTCGATAAGCACTTCATCATGTATGATGACGTCACCCGCGTCCCACTCATTGCGCATTGGCCAAATGGAATCAAATCCAATAACGACTGCAATGCCTTTATCTCAAGTGCGGTTGACCTTGGACCAACGCTTTGCGAAATTGCCGAGGTCAAGATCCCAGAAAGTTTCCGTGGCACGAGCTACGCTAATGTTTTTCGTGATGAAACTTTTCAAGGAAGAGAAGACATATACTCAACTTACGATGGGAACCAGTTTGGGCTCTATACCCAGCGGATGATTCGTAATAAGCGCTGGAAATACGTCTGGAACGCAACTGATATTGATGAGCTCTATGACCTTGAAGAAGATCCCCATGAGCTGAGTAACCTGGTCAACAACACACATTATGCCGATACACTCAGCCAGCTACGAAAGCGTCTAGTCCACTGGCTTGAAGAAACCAAAGACCCCATGGCAAATGCCTGGATAGTGCCAACGCTGCTTGAGGACAGAATCCAATAG
- a CDS encoding PEP-CTERM sorting domain-containing protein yields the protein MRLPLFLLTTSLALIAALKASATLIAYDGFILGDGISTGYTEGADIDGVGFGSGDGWTGANATTYATSNTPLVASATALTYTTGAGQILTTSGGSASGNGTFGSRNGSTIRGVTYTVNDGESLWMSYLIQYGRLEDTLTYFGAGLRNGAGTPTANNGFAAIVNDSDVNNDIGVRYTNTNQFTTDLDAPINDTMLVVMKWTYSDGGNDPFSIWFNPNDISSEAALGAADLVNNSRNMNIAGDVILYRQKDATASSGFYIIDEVRLATTLADAAPFTPVPEPSTYALFGGFLGLATVALFRRKKFECG from the coding sequence ATGAGATTGCCCCTTTTTTTACTTACTACTTCTCTTGCATTAATCGCCGCTTTGAAGGCGTCAGCTACCTTGATTGCCTATGATGGGTTTATTCTAGGTGATGGTATCTCCACTGGTTATACGGAAGGAGCAGATATCGATGGTGTAGGCTTTGGTTCTGGTGATGGCTGGACAGGTGCCAATGCCACGACATATGCAACCTCTAACACTCCGTTGGTGGCCTCAGCGACAGCACTTACCTATACCACTGGTGCTGGTCAAATTTTGACCACTTCCGGAGGCTCTGCATCCGGCAACGGTACATTTGGCTCCCGTAATGGTTCGACGATACGTGGGGTGACATACACGGTAAATGATGGCGAGTCGCTCTGGATGAGCTATCTGATTCAATATGGTAGGCTGGAAGATACGCTTACTTACTTCGGTGCTGGTTTGCGTAATGGGGCAGGCACGCCAACTGCCAATAATGGATTTGCTGCCATTGTGAATGACTCGGATGTTAACAATGACATTGGAGTTCGATACACCAATACGAATCAGTTTACAACCGATCTGGATGCGCCAATTAATGATACCATGCTGGTCGTTATGAAATGGACTTACAGTGATGGTGGTAATGATCCGTTTAGTATTTGGTTTAATCCCAATGATATCAGTTCTGAAGCCGCTTTAGGTGCCGCTGATTTAGTAAACAATAGCCGCAATATGAATATAGCCGGTGATGTTATCCTTTACCGCCAAAAGGATGCAACTGCCAGCTCAGGTTTCTATATTATTGATGAGGTGCGCCTTGCAACAACACTTGCTGACGCCGCACCTTTCACTCCTGTGCCTGAACCTTCAACCTACGCCTTGTTCGGAGGCTTTTTAGGGCTGGCGACTGTTGCTTTGTTTCGCCGCAAAAAGTTTGAATGCGGATAA
- a CDS encoding sodium:solute symporter family transporter: MHIIDYIVIVASLVGITIYGSLFAKKAGKSTSEFILGGRKMPWWLAGASVIATGFNASTPLSDARKIRTDGLSGLWFGWQAVIVSNIAAIWFNRLWRRSRLTTAVEFYDIRYSGKPAKFARIFDVGILGIVNGCIWSAIGLVAMKKVAAVMFGFPEFFNILGVSVPSDWVVVIGTVSLALFYASASGVYGVVWTDLVELIIALACTYYLFFFVFKDVGWNVGLRDKVLSMEDGAGQKLMSLLPELGPALLVLWVVQPIISLGNINPGVQRMLTVKDEKETLKTHYFSTIANYVIKPWPFLIAGLASIFLVADDTLLTQFNPIIDSTGEAIPDYEMVYPQLVAAYLPPGLLGLMVAAFLFAFMSSLDTNIHISASLFVNDLYRPYVSKDRDPHHYVTVARIFMIILTVSSIMIALLVDDILMLMIFALTVHNSSGLVKPLRWLWWRVNGMAEVYGQISGLVLVVFIFFTPLGENLVQWIGSITGSTHNDAYYAIRLLCIVGISSLLSMVAIFIHGPESNEKLDSFYKRLRPHGNWGLVAVRNGAYRPSESSKDLWILTFASFAMVFGAIFTSVGFFLALWTLFTCSLIVTMIGSGGVYVYMKLLYPPGVKIEEDLSYGEE; this comes from the coding sequence ATGCACATAATCGACTACATTGTCATCGTCGCCTCTTTGGTTGGCATCACCATTTACGGTTCACTTTTTGCTAAGAAGGCTGGCAAGAGCACCAGCGAGTTCATCCTAGGAGGTCGCAAAATGCCCTGGTGGCTGGCAGGTGCATCCGTCATTGCCACTGGATTCAATGCTTCCACTCCACTTTCTGATGCCAGAAAAATCAGAACAGACGGCTTATCGGGACTTTGGTTCGGCTGGCAGGCGGTGATTGTCAGCAATATCGCAGCGATATGGTTCAATCGACTCTGGCGGCGCTCTCGTTTAACGACTGCTGTTGAATTCTACGATATTCGATATTCTGGAAAGCCTGCAAAGTTTGCCCGTATTTTCGATGTTGGCATACTTGGAATAGTCAATGGATGCATCTGGTCTGCCATTGGCCTGGTTGCAATGAAGAAAGTTGCAGCAGTGATGTTCGGCTTTCCTGAGTTTTTTAACATCCTGGGCGTATCAGTTCCATCGGACTGGGTTGTCGTCATTGGGACGGTCTCTCTTGCTCTCTTTTATGCAAGTGCTTCAGGCGTATATGGTGTGGTTTGGACTGATCTGGTTGAACTCATCATCGCGCTTGCCTGCACGTACTATCTATTCTTTTTCGTCTTCAAGGACGTAGGCTGGAATGTCGGCCTAAGGGATAAGGTCCTGAGCATGGAAGATGGTGCCGGGCAAAAACTGATGAGCTTACTCCCGGAGCTTGGCCCCGCCCTTCTTGTCCTCTGGGTTGTCCAACCGATTATCAGTCTTGGAAACATTAACCCTGGCGTGCAACGAATGCTAACCGTTAAGGACGAAAAGGAGACGCTAAAAACGCACTACTTCTCAACCATTGCCAATTACGTCATCAAACCGTGGCCTTTTTTGATAGCAGGACTTGCCAGTATTTTCCTTGTCGCCGACGACACACTCCTGACTCAATTCAACCCTATCATCGATTCTACAGGTGAGGCCATTCCCGATTATGAAATGGTCTATCCGCAGCTTGTTGCAGCTTATCTTCCGCCCGGACTTCTTGGCTTGATGGTTGCTGCTTTCCTTTTCGCCTTCATGTCGTCACTCGACACAAACATTCACATCAGTGCCTCTTTATTTGTAAACGATCTCTATCGTCCTTATGTCTCCAAAGACCGTGATCCACATCACTATGTCACAGTCGCTCGAATATTCATGATCATTTTGACTGTTTCATCGATCATGATCGCACTGCTGGTCGATGACATCCTCATGTTGATGATCTTTGCGCTGACCGTCCACAACTCATCCGGTCTGGTAAAGCCACTTCGATGGCTCTGGTGGCGTGTAAATGGGATGGCCGAAGTCTACGGACAGATAAGCGGCTTGGTCCTCGTCGTTTTTATCTTCTTCACACCTTTGGGAGAAAATCTGGTCCAATGGATCGGCAGTATTACTGGCTCAACTCACAATGATGCGTACTACGCAATTCGCCTGCTTTGCATTGTAGGAATTAGCAGTCTCCTAAGTATGGTTGCTATCTTCATTCATGGCCCTGAATCTAATGAAAAACTCGACAGTTTCTACAAACGATTACGTCCGCATGGAAACTGGGGCCTTGTAGCCGTGCGCAATGGAGCTTATCGCCCAAGCGAGTCCTCAAAAGACTTATGGATACTGACCTTCGCAAGCTTCGCCATGGTATTCGGGGCCATATTCACATCAGTGGGATTCTTCCTCGCACTATGGACACTATTTACCTGTTCGCTCATTGTGACTATGATTGGAAGTGGCGGGGTCTATGTTTATATGAAGCTGCTTTACCCACCTGGAGTAAAAATCGAGGAAGACCTGAGCTATGGAGAAGAGTGA
- a CDS encoding sugar porter family MFS transporter yields the protein MQRATLKSSHRLLIRICVLGSLAGLLFGMDTGIIGGALPLITKQFLLSTDSKEMVVSAVLFGALLGTISCNFIGKPLGRRRTIMVAALVFVIGSLLSSLAPSRNFLIVARIILGMGVGMAAFSAPLYLSEVSPSKYRGAIISLYQTMVNLGIATAMTIGVAFTYMDTWRPMLFSLAIPAVFLFIGTFFVPPSPRWLVMVKRKDKAVEVLTRIRGSSETEARKEVKAIEEVEAQATEGFEFFRKNRNFRKVIYLGIALQAAQQLTGINIMFYYAPKIFEICGFSSSIARIWGGLSLALLGFICTLSVIAFVDKVGRKPLLYWGAVGMGAAFLGLSGVFYGGIHTTIEQVLAVLMLVIFTAAFFVSSAPVTWILCAEINPLKGRNFGMMLSTCTNWATNLVIAATFLSLLNSAGDVWTFALYGVINLSLLVIYYFFTPETKGVPLEDIEKRLMEGIPLKNIGK from the coding sequence ATGCAAAGGGCCACTTTAAAGTCATCACATCGGTTGTTGATTCGCATATGTGTTCTCGGATCGTTGGCGGGTCTTCTTTTCGGAATGGATACTGGTATCATCGGCGGTGCACTCCCGTTGATCACCAAACAGTTCTTATTATCAACCGATAGTAAGGAAATGGTCGTGAGTGCTGTATTATTCGGAGCATTACTGGGAACTATCTCATGTAACTTCATTGGCAAGCCCTTGGGCCGAAGAAGAACAATAATGGTTGCTGCGCTTGTTTTTGTTATTGGTTCATTGCTCTCGTCATTAGCTCCATCCCGTAATTTTTTGATTGTTGCGCGCATTATCCTTGGGATGGGGGTAGGAATGGCGGCGTTTAGTGCACCTCTATATCTCTCTGAAGTATCTCCATCTAAATACCGTGGTGCGATTATATCCTTGTATCAGACAATGGTGAACCTGGGAATCGCCACAGCGATGACGATTGGTGTGGCTTTTACCTATATGGATACTTGGCGTCCCATGTTGTTTTCATTGGCGATTCCTGCTGTGTTTCTGTTCATTGGAACCTTTTTCGTTCCGCCAAGTCCGCGCTGGCTGGTTATGGTGAAGCGTAAGGATAAGGCGGTTGAGGTCCTTACCAGGATACGTGGTTCTAGTGAAACGGAAGCGAGGAAAGAAGTTAAAGCGATAGAGGAAGTTGAAGCACAAGCGACAGAAGGTTTTGAGTTTTTTCGTAAAAATCGAAATTTTCGGAAGGTTATTTATCTGGGAATTGCTTTACAGGCGGCTCAGCAGCTTACTGGTATCAATATTATGTTTTATTATGCCCCAAAGATTTTTGAAATATGCGGATTCTCTTCATCGATAGCACGCATATGGGGTGGGCTCAGTTTGGCATTATTGGGCTTCATTTGTACTTTGAGCGTTATTGCCTTTGTTGATAAAGTCGGCCGAAAGCCATTGCTTTATTGGGGAGCTGTTGGAATGGGGGCAGCATTTCTTGGCCTTTCAGGAGTGTTTTATGGTGGTATTCATACGACGATTGAGCAGGTCTTGGCCGTATTAATGCTTGTGATCTTTACTGCTGCTTTCTTTGTTAGCTCAGCACCAGTGACTTGGATTCTTTGCGCTGAAATTAATCCATTGAAAGGGCGTAATTTCGGGATGATGCTTAGTACTTGTACTAATTGGGCAACCAATCTGGTTATCGCGGCAACGTTTCTTTCGTTGTTGAATTCTGCTGGTGATGTATGGACTTTTGCATTGTATGGCGTTATCAATCTCTCGCTCTTGGTTATCTACTATTTCTTTACGCCTGAAACAAAAGGGGTGCCTCTGGAAGATATCGAAAAGAGACTTATGGAAGGTATACCTTTAAAAAATATTGGTAAGTAG
- a CDS encoding 5-formyltetrahydrofolate cyclo-ligase, whose product MFYSKQKSISSDKQKLRDKVRTMRRALSKDEVKKHSESICSQILEMTEYKTSHSIAIYMAFDNEVDLRAVISDSFGKRRVLCPRIISKEQMEFREIASWDDLAPNKFGIPEPIAAQPVASPQNIDLMLIPGIAFSHEGHRLGLGAGYYDRFLRNTNGLKWGIAYDFQIVDQVPVEEHDHALDRIISDSVKEGQD is encoded by the coding sequence GTGTTTTATTCAAAACAAAAAAGTATCTCGTCCGATAAACAAAAACTGCGTGATAAAGTACGAACCATGCGGCGGGCGCTAAGTAAAGATGAAGTCAAAAAGCACTCAGAAAGCATATGCAGTCAGATATTGGAAATGACCGAGTACAAAACGTCTCATTCTATCGCAATTTACATGGCATTTGACAACGAAGTGGATCTCCGTGCCGTGATTAGCGATTCGTTTGGAAAGCGTCGCGTTTTATGCCCCCGCATCATTAGTAAAGAGCAAATGGAATTCAGAGAAATCGCTTCATGGGATGACCTTGCTCCAAACAAGTTTGGCATACCAGAGCCAATAGCGGCTCAGCCTGTCGCTTCACCTCAAAATATCGACTTAATGTTAATTCCCGGAATCGCTTTTAGTCATGAAGGACATCGCCTTGGCTTGGGCGCGGGTTATTATGACCGGTTTCTTAGAAACACAAATGGACTCAAATGGGGAATCGCTTACGACTTTCAAATTGTAGACCAAGTCCCTGTTGAAGAGCATGATCATGCACTGGATCGCATCATTTCAGACAGCGTCAAAGAAGGCCAAGACTGA
- the ovoA gene encoding 5-histidylcysteine sulfoxide synthase has product MSLAKNLSLDEIESPLTTILNDGDPEQKREEIRRYFHSTFSTYEKLFEVLKSDEAYFTRADPLRHPLIFYWGHTAVFFINKLVLGKHLPERLDPFLERTCAVGVDEMSWDDLNEAHYEWPTVQTVTDYRNKVREVIDQLITDMPIDLPISWDSPFWIIMMGIEHERIHLETSSVLIRQLPLDQVQTHPAWPICTEDHDAPSNELIDVKGGMVKIGKDRNSGLYGWDNEYGLYESDVADFSAAKYLVSNREYLKFVEDGGYENKAFWTDEGWNWATYENRGMPRFWRKNDAGDYQLRCMLEEIPMPWSWPVETNYLEAKAFCNWKAEKIGKSVRLPTEEEWYRLLDVSKTPDVTEWDQAPGNINLEVAASSVPVDTFEFGGGFYDILGNVWQHTETPISGLPGFQVHPLYDDFSTPTFDTKHNIIKGGSWIATGNETTRDSRYAFRRHFYQHAGFRYFESDAPVVINDDRYETDPDVVPYCEQQYGPDALGLDNFSERIAQICLDRLGDRPRGKAMEIGCKTGRTCFELAVGFEKVTGFDPTARTIRIGVEMVDKGYTQWETPMEGELVEYRQQHLKDLGLEASRGKVEFLQADLSNMKSIYQGYDLILVNNLLERSYQPENFLKTVHERLNPRGLLVIACTNDWSTDCTEKEHWLGGYKDPTGESVFTRDTLQRILGDHFSEKSDPVDVPFTLRKTARKFEHYVSELTFWERK; this is encoded by the coding sequence ATGAGCCTTGCCAAAAACCTATCTCTTGACGAAATCGAATCACCACTAACTACGATCCTGAATGATGGGGATCCGGAGCAGAAGCGGGAGGAAATACGCCGATATTTCCATTCCACATTCTCGACCTATGAGAAGCTCTTTGAAGTGCTGAAAAGCGACGAGGCCTACTTTACGCGAGCAGATCCACTACGCCATCCATTGATTTTCTATTGGGGCCATACTGCTGTTTTCTTCATCAACAAGCTCGTCTTAGGGAAGCATTTGCCCGAGCGTCTTGATCCTTTCCTGGAGCGCACTTGTGCAGTTGGTGTCGACGAAATGAGCTGGGACGATTTGAATGAAGCCCATTACGAATGGCCAACAGTTCAGACCGTAACGGATTATCGGAATAAGGTTCGTGAAGTCATTGATCAGCTAATCACGGATATGCCAATTGATTTGCCCATCAGTTGGGATAGTCCGTTTTGGATAATCATGATGGGGATTGAACATGAGCGTATTCATCTGGAAACGTCATCTGTGCTTATCCGACAGCTACCTCTTGATCAGGTGCAAACTCATCCTGCCTGGCCCATTTGTACTGAGGACCATGATGCACCTTCAAATGAGTTGATCGATGTAAAAGGAGGAATGGTCAAGATTGGCAAAGATCGTAATTCCGGACTGTATGGCTGGGATAATGAGTATGGTCTTTACGAATCGGACGTCGCAGACTTCTCTGCGGCAAAGTACCTCGTGAGCAACCGCGAGTATCTTAAATTTGTCGAAGATGGTGGATATGAAAACAAGGCTTTCTGGACAGACGAAGGCTGGAACTGGGCTACCTATGAAAATCGAGGTATGCCAAGGTTTTGGCGTAAAAACGATGCCGGTGATTATCAGCTTCGTTGTATGCTCGAAGAGATCCCAATGCCGTGGTCATGGCCAGTAGAAACCAATTATTTGGAAGCTAAGGCATTCTGCAATTGGAAGGCTGAGAAAATAGGCAAGTCAGTTCGGCTACCGACTGAGGAGGAATGGTATCGTCTTTTGGATGTTAGCAAGACACCGGATGTGACGGAATGGGATCAGGCTCCCGGCAATATTAATTTGGAAGTCGCAGCTTCATCAGTGCCAGTCGATACATTCGAATTTGGTGGTGGCTTTTACGATATATTAGGAAACGTCTGGCAGCATACGGAAACACCGATTTCCGGGCTTCCTGGCTTTCAGGTTCATCCATTGTATGATGACTTTTCCACGCCGACCTTTGATACCAAGCACAACATCATCAAGGGTGGTTCATGGATCGCAACAGGCAACGAAACCACTCGAGATTCGCGTTACGCTTTTCGCAGGCATTTTTACCAACACGCTGGGTTCCGTTATTTTGAAAGTGATGCACCGGTCGTGATTAATGACGATCGCTATGAAACAGATCCGGATGTTGTTCCATACTGTGAGCAGCAATATGGTCCAGATGCTTTGGGATTGGATAATTTCTCAGAGAGGATTGCCCAGATCTGTCTCGATCGATTAGGAGATCGTCCTCGGGGTAAGGCGATGGAGATTGGTTGTAAGACCGGCCGTACCTGTTTTGAGCTCGCTGTTGGTTTTGAAAAAGTCACTGGTTTTGATCCAACCGCTCGCACGATCCGCATTGGTGTTGAGATGGTCGATAAAGGTTATACTCAATGGGAGACACCAATGGAAGGTGAGCTTGTTGAATACCGTCAACAGCACCTTAAAGATTTGGGACTGGAAGCATCACGAGGGAAAGTGGAATTCTTACAGGCTGATCTCTCGAATATGAAGAGCATTTATCAAGGCTACGATCTGATTCTGGTAAACAATCTTCTTGAGCGCTCCTATCAGCCGGAGAATTTTCTAAAGACAGTGCATGAGCGCCTTAATCCTCGTGGGTTGCTGGTTATTGCATGCACGAATGATTGGTCGACTGACTGTACTGAAAAAGAGCATTGGCTTGGTGGATATAAAGACCCAACCGGTGAATCCGTTTTTACCCGGGATACGCTTCAGAGGATTCTTGGTGATCATTTTTCGGAAAAAAGTGATCCAGTCGATGTACCATTCACACTCCGGAAGACTGCTCGTAAATTCGAACACTATGTCAGTGAATTGACTTTTTGGGAACGTAAGTAG